From a region of the Deltaproteobacteria bacterium genome:
- a CDS encoding cytochrome P450 translates to MLAPTNATFFFNPFDEETRRDPYALFARARREHPAWRHEGLPVVSVFRHADCQAILRDPQTWSSVFPTPPGFAPEDVPRSMLVMDPPEHTRLRGLVNLAFTPRRVRQLAPRVEAIAHELLDAALARGEVDLVEALIYPLPVVVIAELIGVPAEDRARFKVWSDAIVAPLGTVFFEVAPPERVATLRRVRGELEAYFVRLVEARRREPRDDLLSALVAAELEGSRLSFEELLAMLILLLVAGNETTTHLIGNAVLALLAHPEALAALRADPSRVPVAVEEVLRFSSPVQMDPRLATRETRLHGVAVAAGEVALCWLGSANRDEAVFERPEVFDIGRERKPDLAFGFGPHYCLGASLATLEAEVALRVLLERTRGFRRVDDAPLPIPPSIVFRGVTSLPMVLEPA, encoded by the coding sequence ATGCTGGCCCCCACGAACGCGACCTTCTTCTTCAACCCCTTCGACGAGGAGACCCGCCGTGACCCGTACGCGCTCTTCGCCCGCGCGCGCCGCGAGCATCCCGCGTGGCGCCACGAGGGCCTGCCCGTCGTCTCCGTGTTCCGGCACGCGGACTGCCAGGCGATCCTGCGCGATCCGCAGACGTGGTCGAGCGTCTTCCCGACCCCGCCCGGCTTCGCGCCCGAGGACGTGCCGCGCAGCATGCTGGTCATGGACCCGCCCGAGCACACGCGGCTCCGCGGCCTGGTGAACCTGGCGTTCACGCCGCGGCGCGTCCGCCAGCTCGCGCCACGCGTCGAGGCGATCGCCCACGAGCTCCTCGACGCCGCGCTCGCCCGGGGGGAGGTCGACCTGGTCGAGGCGCTCATCTATCCGCTGCCGGTCGTCGTCATCGCCGAGCTGATCGGCGTGCCAGCCGAGGACCGCGCGCGGTTCAAGGTGTGGTCCGACGCGATCGTGGCGCCGCTCGGCACCGTCTTCTTCGAGGTCGCGCCGCCCGAGCGCGTCGCCACGCTCCGGCGGGTGCGGGGCGAGCTCGAGGCCTACTTCGTGCGCCTGGTCGAGGCGCGGCGGCGCGAGCCGCGCGACGACCTGCTCTCGGCGCTCGTCGCGGCCGAGCTCGAGGGCTCGCGCCTCTCCTTCGAGGAGCTGCTCGCGATGCTCATCCTCCTCCTGGTCGCGGGCAACGAGACGACCACGCACCTGATCGGCAACGCGGTGCTCGCCCTCCTGGCGCACCCCGAGGCGCTCGCGGCGCTGCGCGCCGACCCGTCGCGGGTGCCGGTGGCGGTGGAGGAGGTCCTGCGCTTCTCCTCGCCCGTGCAGATGGACCCGCGCCTTGCCACGCGCGAGACGCGGCTGCACGGCGTCGCGGTCGCCGCCGGTGAGGTCGCGCTCTGCTGGCTCGGGTCGGCGAACCGGGACGAGGCGGTCTTCGAGCGCCCCGAGGTCTTCGACATCGGGCGCGAGCGGAAGCCGGACCTCGCCTTCGGCTTCGGCCCGCACTACTGCCTCGGGGCGTCGCTCGCGACGCTGGAGGCCGAGGTGGCGCTCCGGGTCCTGCTCGAGCGCACGCGGGGCTTCCGGCGGGTGGACGACGCGCCGCTGCCCATTCCCCCGAGCATCGTCTTCCGCGGCGTCACGAGCCTGCCCATGGTGCTGGAGCCCGCGTAG
- a CDS encoding amidohydrolase, whose product MTMPPISADSHITEHPDTYRKYIDPALRDRAPHLVHDDAGGEMYVIPDLTQGALPMGLIAAAGKRPEDIRPMGRFEEWHRGGWDPEARLADQDRDGVSAEVLYPTVGLVLCRHPDLDYKQACMDAYNRWLAEYCSAHPDRLLGVGQTAVRTPADGIEDLRQIKALGLRGVMLPSRPGQADWDSPIYDELFEATIDLGLPVSYHILTDPQDAFPKRGPVMNFAVGIIRSNQDLLAMLVYGGVFERHPRLRVVCVEADASWAPHWMHRMDHYYERHRYMRALDLARLPSEYFREHVYLTFQDDWPAFQMTGLLNPRRLMWANDFPHSDSTWPWSQELLAREAACLTEAERELILHDNAAELYGVEGA is encoded by the coding sequence ATGACCATGCCGCCGATCTCGGCCGACTCCCACATCACGGAGCATCCCGACACGTACCGGAAGTACATCGACCCGGCGCTGCGCGACCGGGCGCCGCACCTCGTCCACGACGACGCGGGCGGAGAGATGTACGTGATCCCCGATCTGACGCAGGGCGCGCTCCCCATGGGCCTCATCGCGGCCGCCGGCAAGCGCCCGGAGGACATCCGCCCCATGGGACGCTTCGAGGAGTGGCACCGGGGCGGCTGGGATCCCGAGGCGCGCCTCGCGGACCAGGACCGCGACGGCGTGAGCGCCGAGGTGCTCTACCCGACGGTCGGGCTCGTGCTCTGTCGCCACCCGGACCTGGACTACAAGCAGGCGTGCATGGACGCCTACAACCGCTGGCTCGCCGAGTACTGCAGCGCGCACCCCGACCGGCTCCTCGGTGTCGGCCAGACCGCCGTGCGCACACCCGCGGACGGGATCGAGGACCTCCGGCAGATCAAGGCGCTCGGGCTGCGCGGCGTGATGCTCCCCAGCCGGCCCGGCCAGGCGGACTGGGACAGCCCGATCTACGACGAGCTCTTCGAAGCCACGATCGACCTCGGCCTCCCGGTGTCCTACCACATCCTGACCGATCCGCAGGACGCGTTCCCCAAGCGCGGCCCGGTCATGAACTTCGCGGTGGGCATCATCCGCAGCAACCAGGACCTGCTCGCGATGCTCGTCTACGGCGGCGTCTTCGAGCGCCACCCGCGGCTCCGCGTCGTGTGCGTGGAGGCCGACGCGAGCTGGGCGCCCCACTGGATGCACCGCATGGACCACTACTACGAGCGCCACCGCTACATGCGCGCGCTCGACCTCGCGCGGCTCCCGAGCGAGTACTTCCGCGAGCACGTGTACCTGACTTTCCAGGACGACTGGCCCGCGTTCCAGATGACGGGACTGCTGAACCCGCGGCGGCTGATGTGGGCGAACGACTTCCCGCACAGCGACTCGACGTGGCCGTGGTCGCAGGAGCTGCTGGCGCGGGAGGCGGCGTGCCTGACGGAGGCGGAGCGCGAGTTGATACTGCACGACAATGCGGCGGAGCTGTACGGGGTCGAGGGGGCTTGA
- a CDS encoding type II toxin-antitoxin system VapC family toxin, with translation MYGTQAVHHRSPGPRRCRRPCPGPRRRAVGVRAGSQGAPRGRGTVLPGPSAAVDRALRFDGAQARGRIGALQGHREVSGALVADTGGLLRALARRPAGGPSWPDYAQALASASAVLVPALVLAEVDYFLRDERAAMRKLVAEIFDPGTRYEFEPAVPTDLVRALQLDAKFRALRLGLVDGLVAAVAERRRIYRILTTDRRDFGVLRVGPRYDRALVVVP, from the coding sequence GTGTATGGCACGCAAGCTGTCCACCACCGTTCGCCTGGACCCCGCCGATGCCGACGCCCTTGCCCGGGCCCGCGCCGACGGGCTGTCGGCGTCCGAGCTGGTTCGCAGGGGGCTCCGCGTGGTCGCGGCACGGTACTACCGGGGCCGTCGGCCGCCGTCGACCGAGCTCTTCGTTTCGACGGCGCCCAAGCTCGGGGACGAATCGGAGCTCTTCAAGGACATCGAGAAGTGAGCGGAGCGCTGGTCGCCGACACGGGCGGCCTCCTTCGCGCACTCGCCCGGCGACCGGCTGGTGGTCCCTCGTGGCCCGACTACGCGCAAGCGCTCGCGTCCGCGTCGGCCGTGCTCGTTCCCGCACTCGTCCTTGCCGAGGTCGACTACTTCCTGCGCGATGAACGTGCCGCCATGCGGAAGCTGGTGGCGGAGATCTTCGACCCCGGGACGAGGTACGAGTTCGAGCCGGCCGTCCCGACGGACCTGGTGCGCGCGCTCCAGCTGGACGCGAAGTTCAGGGCACTGCGTCTCGGCTTGGTGGACGGGCTCGTGGCTGCGGTCGCCGAGCGTCGGCGCATCTATCGCATCCTGACGACGGATCGACGGGACTTCGGTGTGCTCCGCGTGGGCCCTCGATACGACCGCGCGCTGGTCGTGGTTCCCTGA
- a CDS encoding SDR family NAD(P)-dependent oxidoreductase, whose translation MLAGKTAVVTGASSGIGTETARALAAAGAALTLAARRADRLARLAAELGGEVAVQPTDMRREEDILRLFAVARERFGGVDILVNNAGLGRAAPLGSAPTELWREMLEVNVLGLAIATREAIQDMERRGVAGHVVHVASMAAHRVPGPESGMYAATKFAVRALTEGLRQELRARESPIRVSAVSPGHVLTEFADVFTGRPGAQAAIDRRFKILEPRDVAEAIVWIVTRPPHMEVHDLLVRPTAQRN comes from the coding sequence CTGCTCGCCGGCAAGACCGCCGTGGTCACCGGCGCGTCGAGCGGCATCGGGACGGAGACGGCGCGCGCGCTCGCCGCGGCCGGCGCCGCGCTGACGCTCGCCGCGCGCCGCGCCGATCGCCTCGCGCGCCTGGCGGCGGAGCTCGGCGGCGAGGTCGCGGTCCAGCCGACCGACATGCGGCGCGAGGAGGACATCCTCCGCCTCTTCGCCGTCGCGCGCGAGCGCTTCGGCGGCGTCGACATCCTGGTCAACAACGCCGGTCTCGGCCGCGCCGCGCCGCTCGGCTCGGCGCCGACCGAGCTCTGGCGCGAGATGCTCGAGGTGAACGTCCTCGGCCTCGCCATCGCCACGCGCGAGGCGATCCAGGACATGGAGCGGCGCGGCGTGGCGGGGCACGTCGTGCACGTGGCGTCGATGGCCGCCCACCGCGTGCCCGGGCCGGAGAGCGGGATGTACGCGGCCACCAAGTTCGCCGTGCGGGCGCTCACCGAGGGGCTTCGTCAGGAGCTGCGCGCTCGCGAGAGCCCGATCCGCGTGAGCGCCGTCTCCCCGGGGCACGTGCTCACCGAGTTCGCCGACGTCTTCACCGGCAGGCCGGGCGCGCAGGCGGCGATCGACCGCCGCTTCAAGATCCTCGAGCCGCGCGACGTGGCCGAGGCGATCGTGTGGATCGTCACGCGCCCGCCGCACATGGAGGTGCACGACCTCCTCGTGCGGCCGACGGCGCAGCGGAACTGA